TTTGCTTGACTTCGTCAATGCGTTGATTCAATCGTTGATATTGTTCTCGTGTGCGATGGCAATATTGGCTATTGGGTGTATCAGTTTCACAGTCTTCCATGCCAGTATTGAGTTGGGTTAACTGTATGTTCAGTTGCTCTAGTTGTTGTTTTAATTTCAGACGAACTTGCTGGCTTTGCAGAAAATTTTGCTGATGGTTTTGGATTTTAAAGGCAACTTCATTGAGTTGTTGTTCTTCAATAAGGCAACTTTGGCCGTATCGAATTAAAGGGTTGGCATGAATAGCCAAGGGAAACAGTAGTAATAGTAAAATGGTATTACGAGTAAAAGCTGGTTTCATCTTAGCTATCTTATTTCTACATATTTTCAACAGAACCAAAGGTTAGCTTAGTAAAGTATACACTCAGATAATCAAATGGATAAGAGGATAATATTGATATGCAGAAGGACATCTTGGATGGTTTTTGTTTAACACTGGAACGTGGTCCATTTCAAAACAATGGCGCATCTCCCTGGTACGTAAAGCTAGGAATAGGGTCGCCAGCTCAAGAGCTAAAAATGTGCTTTGATAGTGGCAGTGATTTTAATTGGGTGACATCAAGCCTGTGTTCTAAAAATGGCTGTCAGCATTATGCTGGAGGTCGTTTTGATATTGCCCTATCGACAAGCTTTCAATGGATTAGTCAACAAACGACATCAGTAAGCTTTGGTCCTTGGGGAAGTATGGATGTGCAATCTGGGCAGGATGTATTAAGCCTAATACCAAAGGCGGAAAGCACTGAAATTAAAGTGATCAGCGATCTGTATCTGGCTCAATCTTATGATAGTGAACATTTTGCTGAGCTGGATTGGGATGGGGGCATAGGCTTACCCAGTGTGTCTGATCCTACGGCAGATCAAGATACAAGCTTAGAAAAGACGCCTTCATTTCATTTTATGCAAGACTTAATTCGTCAACAGCAAGTGGATCCGGCTACGCCTTTTGTTGGTTTTCAGACAAACTCTCAAAATACCCAAGCTATGGTCCATTTTGGTGGGGTTGATATGGCCTACAAAAACAGTCGTGAATACCTCTTCTTACCATGGAAAGAATATCAAGCCAATTATTTATGGACGACAGCTTTACCCTCTTTGCAGATGGGGGGGAAAGACTTAGTTGTGCCGGATGATGGTTTCTTTTTTG
The window above is part of the Marinomonas sp. THO17 genome. Proteins encoded here:
- a CDS encoding pepsin-like aspartic protease, with the translated sequence MQKDILDGFCLTLERGPFQNNGASPWYVKLGIGSPAQELKMCFDSGSDFNWVTSSLCSKNGCQHYAGGRFDIALSTSFQWISQQTTSVSFGPWGSMDVQSGQDVLSLIPKAESTEIKVISDLYLAQSYDSEHFAELDWDGGIGLPSVSDPTADQDTSLEKTPSFHFMQDLIRQQQVDPATPFVGFQTNSQNTQAMVHFGGVDMAYKNSREYLFLPWKEYQANYLWTTALPSLQMGGKDLVVPDDGFFFALDSGSSQFKGDENLMSILLMLAEQKTSLTMQVGSTDTGAPGEIQVTADLYDVLIEAGKDKGKVLSQFDPMDHADDIVLVGSVLMDHLYTLYQYETVKVQDEWQLKPLGVWIFNKPNGAKIITSVQSKTASIFE